The genomic window TGATAAATAAAACTGAAATATACATTGAGAAATGGAGACTTTTCCTCCGCCTTCCAGTATAAGCCGCAACATATTGGGCACAATATCAGTGGTGAACAAGATCTCCGACAGAGACAACTGGCtgaggaagaagtacatgggacAATGGAGACTCTTTTTGGCCGCAACCAAAGTAATAACAAGGATATTTCCAGACAAAGCCATGATATGAACAGCCAGTAAGATGAGGAAAGTCAGAATCCGAAAGTGTTTGAGGTTCCCGAATCCCAGAAGAAGAAATTCTGTGATCACTGTCTGATTCTTCTCATCCATTTCCTAGAGAACAATAGAAGCTACCTTCAGGTCAACAGGAGCTACCAAAAAAAATcatcctgtactatgtaggttCTTCTAGAGTTGGGCTGGGTTGGGCCTAGAACCAAGTATTAAGAGACAGAATGAGTAACTGAGGGTTCAGTGATACTGGGATCAAGTAAACTGGAAGCCACCATGGAACATGGAGTAGATCCGAAAGAATCCCAACTAATATTTTTGCAGATTACTTTATGCAGATCATCACAACTCAACACAACAAAACAACTTGTACAGCCGTGATGACCATGCATGTGCTccacaccacctctccccccacaaaTGGAAATGTTGTGTAAATTTAGACATTACACATTCAAAGCAATGAAACCAGTTAAAATGAATAGCCAGCGTATTCTGTACTCGGTCCATTTTTCTATTGGACCCATTGTGGAGAATGataaaaaatggctgctttctacTTATCAAGCTGGTTCTCTACAGAAACATGTCAAGGAGGGTATAGATTTACTCTCTTGTTTTGTCTTGAGTTAAAATATTAAACATAGTGACCTTACCTTTCTTATGTAGTGTAGAGCCCAGCTGGTCCGAGCATAGAAGCTCGGACCTAGAAgccagcacatacagtacagaccaaaagtttggatacACATTCTCCAtcagagttttctgtattttcatgtagcggcatgctattccatACGGCTTGCATTTAgctggaccatcatttatttttctacaggacaatgaccccaaacacatctccaggctgtgtaagggctatttgaccaagaaggagagtgatggggtgctatgcCAGATGatctggcctccacagtcaccagacctgaacccaactgagaaggtttggggtgagctggaccgcagagtgacgGCAAAAGgaccaacaagtgctaagcatctctgggaactccttcaaaactgttggaagaccatttccggTAACTACCTCATGGAGCTCATCATGAGAATGCCAaaagtgtgcaaagcagtaacaaagcaaaaggcggctactttgaagaacatAGAATATAAGACCTATTTTCAGTTGTatcacacttttttttaagtatatacagtaattccacatgtgtaattcatagttttgatgcatttagtgtgaatctacaatttttatagtcatgaaaatacagaaaagtctttgaatgagaaggtgtgtccaaacttctGGTCTTTACTGTACCTTGATCTGCACAAGTAGCAGTAATAATAGTCAATGTAGTGTTAAGAGATGTTGTAAGTTTAATGGGTGGGGCGCCACCAGATATCGAGTCAAACTAGTGCAGATATTGTTATGGTCAATGTTCTACTGGAAACCTTGGGTTCTGGCATCATGTGAATGTTGCTGTGACACGTAACACCTATAGTACCTaaatattttattggcagtgggaccccctaatggcagccgtcagcaggataatgctttggccacactgcagacattgttcaggAATGAAAAACATGACAAACCTATCAAGGTGGTCACTCGGCCTTCAGATTTCCCAAATCTCAATCCAATCGATCATCTATGGGATGTGCTGGATCCATTGAGACTGCACCAAACActgcacaggatctgctgctgagaTCTGGGTGCAGATACCACATAATATATGTTGTGGAGCCCAGGACTCAAGGGGTCAGAGAGGGAGATGGTGAATGGTTTCAATTCTTATCTAGCACAGGGtagaaataaaaattttttaaatctttatttcaGGGTTTCCCACCGCTTACCTgatatgctgctgtactgtagagGATCAGAAGTGTAGGTACAGTGACAGGATTATATAGAGAGATAAGAACCTCGGGGGAGGAAGGTCCCAGAGTCCCACAACTGAGACAATCAGTACTCTATTCTTTACAACTGCGTATCATGTAACTCTATGGCAGAGCTTAAAGTTTAAATACATTGATGGCTCCGAGAAAAGGTTTAATGAGTGGGCCCCACCCAACCGGATATTTAGTAGTTGAGAACAATCATGGTGGTGGGCCAAAACAGTTGTAGAGGTGTCAGTGCACCAAATTGCTCATTCTTACAGGGAGAAAGCGTTGGGCTGATGAGTTGGTGCATACTATGGGCCCGGTTGCTGCTTTTCTCTGCTGGTGGGGGCcaaccaggcccggactggccatagggcagttctggcaaatgccagaggggccgccCCCTCCATGGGCCGGTCCGGACCTCCTCCATACACTGCTACTTCCTTCCCCCAACTCCTGTAAACTCCTgatgctgcccagccaatcaaaCGGCCCTGCAGCATCAGGAGGTTACAGGCTGGCTGTCTCACTTGCAGGGCAGTgcggcctcctcttcttcctgtcccgggaagccccgccccctgctgcccctgtcgGCCCTGTCACTGACATGCAGAATGAGCAGGCATCGGCTGGGCCTGCTCATTTACATGTAAGTTCTGGgtcctgcagagatcacatgacctcccctgcagagatcacatgacctccctcactGAAGGCCCGGAGCCTGAGGCAGCATCTGTGTGTgactcctcctccctctcagcagcagcagcagtcgggACAGGGGAggaatcagcagcagcagcagagtgtgtGAGTAATGGAGGCACTGGGGGGTGTTATGTATGGGTTCTGACTAAATCACCACTGCACccacagaccactactacacccaccattatgcccccagaccactactacgcccatcattatgcccccagaccactactacgcccatcattatgcccccagaccactactacacccatcattatgaccccagaccactactacgcccatcattatgcccccagaccactactacacccatcattatgcccccagaccactactacacccaccattatgccccagaccactactacaccatcattatgccccccagaccactactacacccatcattatgcccccagaccactactacacccatcattatgcccccagaccactactacacccatcattatgccccagaccactactacacccaccattatgcccccagaccactactacactcatcattatgctccttagaccactactacacccaccattttGCCCCCAGACCCTACTACActcaccattatgcccccagaccactactacaccatcattatgcccccagaccactactacacccatcattatgcccccagacccctactacacccaccattatgcccacaGACCTCTACTACActcaccattatgcccccagaccactactacacccatcattatgccccagaccactactacacccatcattatgcccccagaccactactacacccatcattatgcccccagaccactactacacccaccattatgcccccagaccactactacacccaccattatgcccccagaccactactacacccaccattatgcccccagaccactactacacccacctttatacccccagaccactactacatccaccattatgctccttagaccactactacacccaccattatgcccccagaccactactacacccaccattatgcccccagaccactactacacccaccattatgctccttagaccactactacacccatgcAGGGCCGTGTCTCTCTGGATGCAGCTGTAACCTTTTTCGTCCTCTGTCTTCCCCACAGTGCGCCCGCCTTCATCTCTGCTCCACTCCAAGTTTGATCTTCATCCTAATttttcttcctgtcttctcccacCCAGCAGGCTCTTTCTTCTGAATTCTCCCATAGGTTCCAACATCTTGACATCACTCTCTGCTCTCTTGGACTCATTCAGCCTTTGGGGAAGAGTGAGATTTGTTCCTTTCTGGCATCACCCACAGTATGTAAGTGGCGATGGTGATGGGGTCTTGCCAAGTTTCAGCTGGTATCCAGAGCCTTATACCAAATGGTATACCATTTGCCTTATGGTTGAAGTGGTCTTGCTCTATGGACCCCACACTGAtactaatttaaaggagaagtcaggcggctgactggctgagggggcctgacacgtcatgacccaggtcagtggcgtagctataggggtcgcagcggttgccatggcgaccgggcccctacgctaggggggcccgcacggtcccccttgccacttgtctctgagcatcccgagaagctgcggccgcgcagcttctcgggatgcactgatcgctttgatgttccacagtgagcactatgagcgggcggaacattaaagcgatcagaatacaggagcaggacctgtcagcgtcctactcctgcATTCTCTCCcagccggagaggtcacggcccggcctcccataggctgctggtatgaagtgccggcagcctatgggaggccgggccgtgacctctccggcaggcgtgagcatgtgacgtcatcacgcctgccggaagtcccgtccctgcggctcgcaagatggagcccgaagaggaggaagagcggatccctgcagccacacagcgccgattaggtgagtaggatgtttgtttttttaggggcacctctgggggcattattagttcatgggggcacctctgggggcattattagttcatgggggcacctctgggggcattattagtatatggggcacctctgggggcattattagttcatgggggcacatctgggggtattattagttcatgggggcacctctgggggcattattagttcatgggggcccctctgggggcattattagttcatgaggggcacctctgggggcattattagttcatgggggcacctctgggggcattattagttcatgggggcacttctgggggcattattagttcatgaggggcacctctgggggcattattagttcatgaggggcacctctgggggcattattagttcatgggggcacctctgggggcattattagtatatgggggcacctctaggggcattattagttcatgggggcacctctgggggcattattagttcatgggggcacctctgggggcattattagtatatgggggcacctctaggggcattattagtatatgggggcacctctgggggcattattagtatatgggggcacctctgggggcattattagttcatgggggcacctctgccaGTGGTCAACTTGGGAACACCCTTTCCAGGCTcattgcacatttacaagtaagaATAAAACAAGTTATTAGATTTATATTTGGAGGTAAAAAGGTGATGGGTCCATCAGAAGAAACATGTAGCAAATCATATCGCACAACACAAGTATACCAATAAAACCTATAAAGAGTGCTGCAACAGGTTGTAAAACAGTTTCCACTAAACACCTATAACTATGAGCCACagttgttgatgatgatgatgatgatgatgatgatgattatgatatGCCACTATTTCAAGTGACAACTAGCACACACCTATAATATGCAATATACAACGGCTGCAGAAATACACAGTTCAATCATTGGGGTTCGGCTGCCACAGATACTGGCATGCTTGAAAGTCCCagtataatgtccctttggtgttgtgcggtgatatgctgaggggttgtgttgctgggtggtgtagtgcaaccttagggtttaccttctgaaaccttcctgtcacggtggggtccgagggggtcttcttcagcatacacacagggacatataatttttaataaaagtcttcacacaatagcggtgaaagtatattaaggctttacttgaaggataactatgtacaatccaatacaggggcatctgatgacaggaaactgttggcttgatcagagtccttagcttcagggggagggttaccttggttactatagcttagacttggtagataaatagggtttcaagtagacagacctgttccagggactttgcagttttccagcctttataaggatacatgtgaataggtacttgacgTTACTGAAAAGACTTGACGCTGTtgacgctcactatcatgtaggaggaagacgcatggacacactgacttggaagccaggaagatgtggacggtgaatgggagaccctctatcacttcaccaatccgacagcaggcactaataaatacagaggacgtcctgctgagactttgaagacacgtattagtccttatggctgacaggaaacaggttagggggctgaggatggagtctgacaggattactgaggtgatgtagggaggttagatgggactctggcaatgccagactaccaactgtcactgaggagaccgcacagcccttctgggtagaaggtgggcggagctagctttcccctggccaatcactagagtgtgataggttgaaggggaggagcactgatcaagctcaacacttgtattattagcgattaataaataacaacatattgaataaataaatgactaaaaacactatctccataagagagttaggaaaaagcagcaaatCTATAGGTCCCAATACAGACAGTCTAAGGTTACatatagcaacaatacatctccagacgcctgacaataaacacctttctgggccattacaccAGCGTTATCCACCCTTTTCTTATTGCATTACATTGCAATAGTTAGTTACTATTCTACGAACTTGCATTGTCTTCAAATGTTCTGCTGCTCCAGGATTGTCTCCTCTCCTCTCAGGGTTTTTGGGCTTCTTTCTCTTGGCCATGTGTCTCTTTTTCTTGTATGACCAGCTTCCCTTGGTCAGCCGGTCATACCAACGTACAAGTCCCTGTCTGGTATCAGCTGCAACATCCACTGCCCACAACAACCCCCTTCTGGGGTGAAATATAAGTACCTCCATGGGGTGTGGGAGAGGACTGGGTATTACATCTGCAATATAGACAATGTAACACAGATTGTCCTTTTTATGACTTAGGCCTTACCCTACAATGTCTCCTTTAGAACTTTGAGGCACCATTCATGATAAGTTATGGTCCAAGATGTTCATTGGTGTAAGTCATGAATCTCCATGACTTATTTTTTTACTATCTTTCTACATTGGTGGTGTGTAGTATTACAGATGTCCTCAATTAACGTTAATAagtctgagctgtaataccaaggACTTCCTGTGGACTAGTGTGGCAGTGAAAAACCCTTTTGAGTATGGTCAGATTGTTTCGATGACCTCTAACCTAAAACTTGCTATGTCAGCAGTTACTAACCTGTGGCTCCACATGGCATATGGCAACAACTCCCAATATTCTATGGCCAGGGCTGGCTGGGAGGTGGGGCATTGTTTTGCAACATCCTTAGAGTCATAAGTGGAAGAATGTTGCTCTACATGATTGTAGGGAAAACGGTACATAGGGGACACTGAAAACTGGGGGTAACGGGATAGATCACAGAAatccatccttaaagggaatcaagTACAAACCTTACCCATACTAATCTGTTACTATGGACAGATCAGCGCTGCAGGTCTGAGATGAACACTGTTCTCTTTTTGTACATTGGTGGTCTCGTTCCTGAGATATCGCTCTAAAATATTATATGCAAATGAGCTTTCTTGGAGCCCTGAAGGTGGTCATGGTGCCCCCAGTTCACTGCTTTCCCAGCCTGCCAGTGATGCCGCTTCACCAATACTTAGGATGATACTGactgggagtgatgtcacagcttcatCACCATGAATATTGAAGACGTTTCGTCATTGGTGGGCAGGGATATTGTTATACTGAGGGTTCTGGGACCACCACCAGTGCACCAAGGATTCAattacatataatatttttagAGCAATATCTTGGGAACCGAGTCAATGATTTACAAACAAGGCACAGCATTCATCTCAGAGTTTTACGGCGCTGATCTGCTCATACTAACAGGTTAGCATTGCCAGGTTTCttctaggttccctttaataggttGACCAAAGGAATTGCGCCAATGGGCTCGTATCCTGTCTAGATGTGTAATTTAAACAAACTTATAATGGCGCTTCTAATATCCTGGTTCCTCAGGCTGTAGATCAGGGGGTTGAACAGAGGAGTCACCAAGGCGTAAAGCAACGTCAGCCCCTTGTTTGCATTGATGAACTTCTCCTTCAATGGAAATATGTATATGGAGGATAGCGTCCCATAATAGAGACATACCGAGGTcaggtgggagctacaggtggagaaagcTTTCTGTCTCCCTATGCTGGAGGGGATCTTGAGGACTGTCTGCAGGATGGAGATGTAGCTGGCCACGATGAACAGGAATGGAGACAAAATAATGGGATAGGCAAACACAGATGTGACTAGTTCAACTGAAGACGCATCCGAACAAGAGAGCTGAACCAGAGGAgcaatgtcacaaaaaaaatggtTGATGATGTAATGGTGGCAGAAAGTCAGTTTCCTTAGGAAAATATATAGAACAATGGCAAAGACTATGCCCAACATCCAGCAGGAGGCGACCATCAGGATTTGCCTTGTGAAGGTCATAATGCTGCCATAGTGTAATGGTCTGCAGATGGCCACGTGCCGGTCAAAGGACATCACCGCCAATAGCAAACACTGAGCGACAGTCGGGACAGATGATAAATAAAGCTGGAAAACACACTGAAAAAAAGAGACTTTTCCTCCACCTTCCAGTATAAGCCGCAACATATTGGGCACAATGTTGGTGGTGAACAAGATCTCCGACAGAGACAACTGGCtgaggaagaagtacatgggacAATGGAGACTCTTTTTGGCCGCAACCAAAGTAATAACAAGGATATTTCCAGACAAAGCCATGATATGAACAGCCAGTAAGATGAGGAAAGTCAGAATCCGGAAGTGTTTGAGGTTCCCGAATCCCAGAAGAAGAAATTCTGTGATCACCGTCTGATTCTTCACATCCATTTCCCGGAGGCCAGAAGAAACAACGTTCTGGTCAAGAGCCTTTATAAGGAATCTCTAAAAATGTTACATCCAGGGAAAAGTCATTGGCCAATGGGAAGATGACATGCTGGTACATGGTCATAGCTTTAGTCGTAGACCTAAACATTAGTGGAATGGAAGTTGGAATGGTAATGGTTTAAGTTGATAAGATCCACCAGAAGATTGTCCTGATCCATGAGTTCTGGGTTTGACAGCACATCAGGCCCTGGTGATGCTCTTGGTTGGAGCTAGAATCAAATAATAGAGACAGAATGAGTAATGGAGAGCTCAGTTACATTGGGTTCAGGTAAACTGGAGGCCATCAAACTAAACAAGACTGGAAAAGGACGTGACACCACTTTACTGAGCTCTCCTGCATGGAAGGTCCTGTTGAGATCAATGggagtattaaccccttcacatcagccatacggctatatacatATTCCTACTGCCGAGGCCCCATGCATTAGGGATGTGTGTGGGGCTGCTTCAGTGGGAACAGCCTAGCACACATTAATGTGCCAGGAGCCGGAGATCAGCTGCGATCACACAGCCGCCTGCCATTAACCCATTAAATCTCTCAATCTATAGCGCTCACAGCCCCAGAGGGGATTAACTCACATCTCATTGGTCTTATTGCTTAGAAGCCCCAACGTTATCTACATATAAGCAGGAGAATTACAgacctaaagggaaccaatcagcccatttGTGTACCCACCTGGCAGCTGGCTCTCACGTGGTGTTTGGGGTTCCGGGCTTCGTGGGCTTCATGTGCAGTAAAATGCATTTTAAGACcgtgaggcagggggagagctgtgaactactcatctgggctgtgactagtcacggctctctatcctgtcagcgtgctctgcaGGGGAATTGACAGGCAATGAGACCTGTTAGCAGccgaaaaaaaatcccaattgCAACAGGTACGTAagcggtgtcccaccatgggtgttgccagtagttacacccctcgaaaaagcctgtactttttgtacgtaagtggtgatgtagtagtgttaaagtttggccacaagatgtcgc from Dendropsophus ebraccatus isolate aDenEbr1 chromosome 1, aDenEbr1.pat, whole genome shotgun sequence includes these protein-coding regions:
- the LOC138785192 gene encoding olfactory receptor 6Y1-like, whose product is MDVKNQTVITEFLLLGFGNLKHFRILTFLILLAVHIMALSGNILVITLVAAKKSLHCPMYFFLSQLSLSEILFTTNIVPNMLRLILEGGGKVSFFQCVFQLYLSSVPTVAQCLLLAVMSFDRHVAICRPLHYGSIMTFTRQILMVASCWMLGIVFAIVLYIFLRKLTFCHHYIINHFFCDIAPLVQLSCSDASSVELVTSVFAYPIILSPFLFIVASYISILQTVLKIPSSIGRQKAFSTCSSHLTSVCLYYGTLSSIYIFPLKEKFINANKGLTLLYALVTPLFNPLIYSLRNQDIRSAIISLFKLHI